The Campylobacter concisus sequence CATAAACTAAAAACTCGCCAAGTAGTTTTATATCTTTAATCGGAGCAAAAACGGTACTTGGTTCTTTAAAAGCATAAAAAATCACAACAACAATGCCAGCTAGCATCAGTCTATATGGCACCAAAAAATCAGAACTTATACCAAGTGAAAATAGATACTGCCCACAAACCCCGCTAAATCCCCAAAGGATACCGCCAACCAAAGTAAGGAGTATCCCAAGACGATGAGTATTCATTAAATTTATCTATCTTTATGAAGCTGTGCATCTTTGCCATAATACGGCGAATATGGTCCATAAAGTATGCAGTTATGGCAATCTCTTGAAAATAAATAAGCATCTGCCATCACTGCTAGATCGTATGATCTATCTGAGATGGTATTTGCCACCTGCGAGATGACAGCTGAGACTAACATGCCAAGTAGGCTACTTTGACCGCTGCTGCTATCTTCTGCTGCCATAGCACTGCCTTGCCAAAGAGTAGCGCCGCTTTTTATATCGATAAGCTTTGCTTCAAGGACAACCTTTGTTGAGCTTGAGATGACTGCATAGCTCGTACCATAATCTTTTATATTTATGTAAAGCACACTATCTGCATGGAAAATTTTATCAAGCTTATTTAGTGGCACGGCTGCGATCTCGCTTGGCTCGGTTATGCCATTTAGCTTAAAGGTATCATTTACAAGAGCTACTGGAAATACGTAGTACCCTGCTTCACTTAATGGTGCGACTGCATTTGCCAAAACAGCAGCTGGACCTGAAATTTCTGTGCTATCGTTTGTTGGCATAAGCACTAAGATAGAGTGAGGTCTTTTTTGTAAAAATTCTGAGTAGTCGTATGGCTCAGGCTCTTTTATAGAGCAACCCGTAAAAAATACTACCAAAAATATGGCGGCTATAAATTTCAGGCTATTTTTCATTATTTGCCCCCTCTTTTTGCTCTACTTTTTTTGGAGTTAAATTTTTAGAGCCTTTGATGAAATTTATATACTCCCTTGACTCTGGGAAATTCTCTACTTCTTTGTCAAAATTTGCATTTGCAGCGCCTAAATTTCCGTTATTTAGATACAAAAGTCCAAGGTGTGCGTATACGCCAGGAGCGATCTTGTAGCCCTTTTGTGTTGATATCTGCACCAAATTTTCTAAGCGTGAAATTTGCTCGTTTGTATCGCCCTCTTCATTTAGATAGCTATATAGCGAGCTACTATATGATCCATCCCAATAATAAAGCGATCTTGGAGCGTTTGAATGGCCGCAACCCGCTAAAAATAGCACAAAAAGCGCGAGGCCAGCAAGCTTTATTTTACTTGCCATGCTCCACTTTCTATGCCATTTACTAGATTATTTACCGCTTCAATAATAGCTAGGCTTAAAACCTTGCCATTTAGCGTAGAGTCGTATCCTGCTGTGCCACCAAAGCCGATGATCTCTCTGTTTGAAAGGGTGTATTCGCCAGCACCGCTAACCGAATAGACAACCTCAGCTGTTCTGGTATCAACGATATTTAAATTTACCTTTGAATAGGCAGTTTGTTGCTTACCTTTGCCAAGTATGCCAAATAGCTGATGATCGCCCGTAGTTTTTCGTCCAAACTCGGTCACATCACCAGTTATCACGTATCTTGCACCTTTTAGATTTTGAGCAGTTTTACTTAGCTCGCTCTCTTGTTTGGTCACTTTCATATTTGATCTATCAAGCACCAAAAATCTACCACTTTGCTGTAAATTTGTGATCAAAATGCTTTGAGCTTGGTTGCCAAGCCTATCCTCGCCATCAGCAAATACACCATTTTGGTAAGCTGATTGATTATTAAATCGGCCTATCGAAACTGAAATTTTTTGACCATTGTAAACTGTGCCGTAGCTTGCTACTTTTGGAGTCTCAACAACCCTTGAGCTCTCACTCGCACATCCAGCAAAAAGAGCTGCCGTAAGCAAAACTGCACCAAATTTAAATATATTTTTCATTTTTATCCTTTGCGACAAAATCGCTTGTATATTACTAAATTTCTTTTTAAATAGCTTTAAATTTCATCCATGTACCTTTTAGATATCTAATTGTAAAAAGCACCGCCTTTACAGCCCAGTCAGCAAACATTGCAAACCAAGTACCTATCATACCAAGATCAAATGTAAGTGCAAAAATATAGGCCAATATGACTCTACAAGCAAACATGCAAACTAAATTTACAATCATCGGATATTTAGCGTCCCCAGCAGCACGAAAAACGGTCGGATATGTGTAGGCAAGTGGCCAAATAAGACACATAGCGATACCGTGATACCAGACGATCTGCCTTGTTAAATTTATGGCTTCTTCCGAGAGATTATAAACAAGAAGCAATGGCTCAAGTAAAAGCAAAATTACTGCTGTGCTAAAAAGCTGCACGATGTAGATGCTTATCATTGATTTTCTTACGTAAAATTTAGCCTGAGCAAAGTCGTTTGCGCCGATGCATCTAGACACTACGACGCTTAGGCCTGTGCCTATCGCCATGCCAGGGAGCACTTGAAACATCACGATCGTCCCTCCCACGGCATTTGCAGCGATACTTGCTGTACCAAAGAGTGAAACAAGACTCAAAACGATGATACGACCCACATAAAACATCGAATTTTCAAAGCCATAAGGTACGCCGATGTTTAAAATTTTCTTGATGATTTCGTAGTCAAATTTATAGATGAAGCTCTTTCTTATGTGAAGTTTTAGTCTTATATCAAGAAGCAAATAGACTATAACAAAGCAAGCAAGCATCTTGGCTATAAGCGTACTGATGGCAATACCTAAAATACCAGTATGAAATGTATAAATACTAATGGCAGTTAGAAGTACGTTTAATAAATTTGCAGCCGCCATAATATACATAGGAAGCTTGGCATTTGACATCGTGCGAAAGATCGCCGCAGCTGCTGCATAGACAGCTAAAAATGGCGCGGAAATGGCCGAGAAAACAAGATAGTGGCTAGCATCATGCCTTACTTGCTCACCAATATCACCAAAGACATAATCTAGGATAATATCTTTTAAAACTATGATGACCGCTGCGATAAAAAGGGCAAAGATAAAACTAAACCAAACGAGCTGATTTGCTGTGATTTTGGCATTGCCACTTTGTTTATTACCAAGATACTGGCTAGCAACCACTGAGCCGCCAGTAGCTATAGCAGTAAATATGCTAATAAAAAGCGCCATGACAAATTCCACAAGACTAATCGCACTTACAGCGCTTTCACTAACACTTGCTGCCATTAGCGAGTTTGCAAGCCCTAAGCTATACTCTAAAAACTGCTCAACCGCAATAGGGAAAAATAGCTTTGCAAGGTCGGCATTTGAGAAAAATTTTGTATTTTGATCTTTGATTTTGTTTACCATGCTTCCCCTAAGATAAACTTAAAAATTTTAATATATTTAAGCCAAGATCTGCTTTTTTGCAAATCCTGACTTAAAAATTTAGTGTCTTGAAAGATAATTTGTATCGTAGTTATTGCTTAAAAAGTCTTTGTTTTCCATCATAGCGATGTGAAAATCTTTTGTTGTTTTTATGCCATTTATTATGAGTTGATCAAGAGCTACTTTCATCTTATGGATCGCCCTATTTCTATCAGTGTCCCAAACCACAAGTTTGCCGATCATACTATCGTAATACGGCGGTATCGAGTAGTCTTGATAGATATGGCTATCCATTCTTACATTGCGGCCACCTGGGCAGACATATTTTGTGATCTTTCCAGGACACGGCGTAAATGTATTTGGATCTTCAGCTGTTATCCTGCACTCGATCGCATGACCTTTTAGCTCAATGCTCTCTTGTGATGGTAGTGCCTCGCCTTCAGCCACTTTTATCATAAGCTCGATGATATCAAGTCCGCTTACCATTTCGCTCACTGTGTGTTCAACTTGAAGTCTTGTATTCATCTCAATGAAATAAAAGTCTAAATTTTTATCAACCAAAAATTCAAACGTACCAGCTCCCTCGTAGCCGATCGCTTTTGCCGCCTTTATGGCAGTTTCGTGAAGTCTCTCTCTTGTCTTTTCGTCAAGCAGAATAGCTGGACTCTCTTCGATTAGTTTTTGGTGGCGACGCTGCATAGAGCAATCACGCTCGCCGATATGAAGCACATTGCCATGGCTATCGCCAATTACTTGAACTTCGATGTGGCGTGGGTTTAGGATATATTTTTCCATATACATTGTGCCATCGCCAAATGCACTCATCGCCTCGCTCTCAGCAGACCAAAATGCTTTTTCTAAATCAGCCTCTTTTTCAACCACGCGCATACCACGTCCGCCACCACCTGCTGCAGCTTTTAATATGACTGGATAGCCTATCTTTTTAGCTAGCTCTTTTGCTGCTTTTGTGTCAGCCACAGCACCGTCTGAGCCAGGTATGACTGGTACGCCAGCTCTTTGCATGACTTGCTTTGCCTTACTTTTATCACTCATTAAAGCCATTGCAGCGACACTTGGTCCTATAAATTTGATCTTGTGGTGTGAGCAAATTTCAACAAAATTTTGATTTTCACTTAGAAAGCCATAACCAGGAAAAATAGCGTCTGCTTCGCTGATCTCAGCTGCACTTATGATAGCTGGGATATTTAGATAGCTGTCGCTTGAGCGCTCTTTGCCGATGCAAATGGCTACGTCGGCATATTTTACGTAAAGTGCGTCTTTATCAGCGGTTGAATAGACTACAACAGCTTCTTTACCCATCTCCTTTATCGTTCGCAAAGCACGAAGAGCGATTTCGCCTCGGTTTGCGATTAAAATTCTTTTTAATTCCATTAATTTTTCTCCACGCCAAATAACGGCAATCCAAACTCAACTGGCTGTCCGTCAGAGACTAGCATCTCAGTGATCTGGCAGTCAAACTCAGCCTCGATCTCGTTCATTATCTTCATAGCCTCGATGATGCCTACTACATCGCCTTTCCTTACTCTTTGACCTACTTTTACAAATGGAGCGGCACCTGGGCTTGGAGCAGCGTAGAAAGTACCTACCATAGGAGATTTTATGCTATCTTTTGGTGAGTTTGCAGCTGGTTTTACCTCTGAATTAACGACTACATTTACAGGTGCTGGAGTTGGCGCTTGTGCTGCTGGTTTAGCAGGCGCGCAATAATCTGAAAATTTTTCAAGCTCTACCTCAAAATCACCACTTTTTATTTTGATATGATTCATCTCCATATCATTAAAAAATTCGATAAGCTCTTTTATATCTTCTTTTTTCATAGAAATTTCTCCTAAATTTTTATATAAGCGTCTAATTGTAGCGAAAATTAGATAAAAAATTTTTTTATGAAGCAAAAACGAGAACTCAAAGCTACTCTTTTTTGCTAAGTTATTTTTCAGTAATAATTATCTTAATGCCTTTAGTATCAACTAAACTTTCATCGATGATGATCTCATCTATCTTTGCTGCCCTTATCACGCCACTTTTTGGATTTTTTATGCTTTTTATCGCTCCGCTTGTGCTTACATCGACACTTGAATATTCAAACGCAAGACTCGTGTCCATAAAAATGCAACCTTTTACGATCAAATTTTCCACGTAACAAAGTGCTTGCAGACTCTTTATCGTGCAGCTTATGAGCGTTACATTTTTTGAGTTCCAAGCTAGATATTCACCTGAGATTAGGCAGTTTTGTGCGGTCACGTTTTCGCAGTTCCAAAATGCATCTTTTGAGATGAGCTTTGAGTTTGTGATATGGACATTTTTACAACCATCAAAGCAGTAGTTCCCGTCTAAATTTAGCCCATTGATCTCTAAATTTTCGCTATTTGCCCCAAAGTAATCGCCCCTAGCAAAGACGTTTTTTATCTTCACATCCGCGCATCCCCAAAGTGTTTCACTAGCATCTGAGAAATTTACATTTTCTAGCGAAATTTGCGAGCTTTTTCTAAAGCTTTTTGGAGCGTTGATGAGCGCGTCTTTGAAGCTTAAATTTGCACTGTACCACATGCCAGCTCTTGCTAGAGGCTCCAAGTATCCGCCATTTAGCGTGACATCACTTGCGTACCAAAGTGGGTATTTGTAGGCAAAAACGCACTCATTTAGCTTTAAATTTGAGCTGTGCTTTAGCGGCGACTCGCCATCCTCAAAGATACAGTTTGTAAAATTTACACTTCTTGCCCCAAACATCGCACGCTCGCCAGTAAAAATTTCTGCATTTTTCTCTTGCATTTTTGTCCTTTATTAATTTTTGCTGTTAAAATTATACTAATTTTCATCTAATTTATTCGCTTTATTAAATTTACTTTAAAGACGCAAAGCGTTATAATCGCCCAAAAAAGGAGCAAAAATGGGTTTAAAGTCAGATTCTTGGATAAGAAAAATGTCTGTTGAGAAAAATATGATAGTGCCATTTGCTGAGGAACAAGTGGGTCGTGGCGTCGTTAGTTACGGCGTTTCTAGCTACGGCTACGATATCCGCGTTGGTGATGAATTTAAAATTTTTACAAACATCGGCGGAACCGTAGTCGATCCTAAAAATTTCGACGAAAAAAACGTAGTAGATTTTAAGGGAGACGTCTGCATCGTCCCGCCAAATTCGTTCGCTCTGGCGCGCACTATAGAGTATTTTAACATGCCAGATAACGTACTAGCGATCTGCCTTGGCAAAAGCACCTACGCAAGGTGCGGCATCATCGTAAACGTCACGCCTTTTGAGCCAGGATTTAAGGGGCATATCACGATAGAAATTTCAAACACGACTCCACTTCCTGCAAAAATTTATGCGAACGAAGGCATCGCACAGGTGCTATTTATCGAGGGTGACGAGCCTTGCGAGGTAACCTATGCTGACAAAAATGGTAAATATCAAGCTCAAGAAGGCATCACACTGCCAAGAATTTTGAAATAATTTTTAGCCTTTGCGACCTTGCAAAGGCTAAATTTTAAACACTACTTTTATGATTTCCTCTAAACATTAATTAAAATTTGACGAAATAGAATCTAGAAAGATAAAAAAGTTTTAATAAATTTTAAAATTTTGGCATAGCTTTTGCTTAAATTTTTATAAAATACAATTTAGATTTAGCTATTTATACCCCAAAAATAGTTAGTAAAGGGCGCAATAATGTTTAATGATAAATCAATACTAATCACCGGCGGAACAGGAAGTTTTGGTAAAAAGTACACCGAAATTTTGTTAAAAAAATACAAGCCAAAAAGGCTAGTTATCTACTCACGCGATGAGCTAAAGCAATACGAAATGGCCCAGGTCTTTAAAGACAAGGCCATGCGTTTTTTTATCGGCGACGTGAGGGACTATAAGCGCTTGAGAACTGCGATGAACGGCGTAGACTACGTCATCCACGCAGCTGCGATGAAACACGTGCCAATCGCAGAATACAACCCAATGGAGTGCATCAAAACAAACATTGACGGCGCTCAAAACGTCATAGACGCCTCTTTGGAGTGTGGCGTTAGCAAGGTGATCGCTCTCTCAACCGATAAAGCTTGCAATCCTGTAAATTTGTATGGAGCCACAAAGCTAGCAAGCGATAAGCTCTTTGTTGCTGCAAATAATATTGTTGGGGATAAAAAGACAAGATTTAGCGTCGTAAGATATGGAAATGTCGTTGGCTCTCGTGGATCAGTCGTGCCGCTCTTTAAAAAACTGATCGCACAAGGTGAAAAAGAACTTCCTATCACGCATGAGAAGATGACCAGGTTTTGGATCACGCTTGAACAAGGTGTAAATTTCGTCCTTAAAAACTTTGAGAGGATGAAAGGCGGCGAAATTTTCATACCAAAGATCCCATCTATGACGATGGTCGATCTTGCAAAAGCCCTTGCACCAGAGCTTGGCGTCAAGATCATAGGCATTCGCCCAGGCGAAAAGATGCATGAGATGATGATCTCAAGAGACGACGCGCATCTTACATACGAATTTGATGATTACTACGTTATTAGTCCGTCTATCCAGTTTTTAACAGCGCAAGACTTCTCGACAAATGCTCTTCATCAAAAGGGCAAACCAGTGAGCGAGGACTTTGAATATAGCTCAAATACAAATAAAATTTGGCTCGATAGAGCAGGCCTTCTTGAGATGATAGGAGATGCTAAATGATCCCTTACAGCCGTCAGCAGATCACAGAAGAAGATATCAAGGTAGTAGCAGATGCACTAAGAGACGACATCTTAACAGGTGGTCAAAAGGTCAGTAAATTTGAAGAGGAGCTGGCAAAGTATGTTGGCGTAAAGCACGTGATCGCTATGAACTCAGCCACTTCGGCCCTTCACGTAGCCTATCTTAGCCTTGGTGTAAAGGCTGGCGATGAAGTGATCACGACGCCCATCACCTTTGCAGCCACTGCAAATGCAGCTTTGATGGCAGGAGCGCAGGTCAAATTTTGCGACGTAAAAGCAAATGGCAACATCGATGAAGAGAAAATTCCAGCTCTAATCACTCCAAAGACAAAGGCGATAACTGCGGTTGATTACGGTGGCAACCCTGTGGAGCTAGATAAGATCATAAATTTAGCCAAAAAACACGGCATAAAAGTGATAGATGACGCCTCTCATGCCCTTGGTAGCGTGCAAAAAGGCGTAAAAGTGGGCGTTAAGGCTGATATTAGCATATTTAGCTTTCATCCAGTAAAGCCTATCACCACGCTTGAGGGCGGCGCGCTTGCTACAAACGACGATGAGCTCGCAAGGCTAGCAAGGCTATATAGAAGCCACGGCATCACCAAAACAAAGCTTTGGGATAGCGACATGAGCTTGCTTGGATACAACTACAGGATCACAGACGTGGCCTGCGCTTTGGGGCTTAGCCAGCTAAAAAGACTGGACGACTTTATCGCCAAAAGAAATGAGATAGCTAAATTTTATGATGAGAAATTTAGCGGGTGCGAGTATCTTAAAACTACAAAGATTCCAGCAAATACAACTAGCTCAAGGCACCTATATCCAGTGCTTTTGGATGAGAAATTTTGGGATAAAAAAGAGCAAATTTTTGAAGAGCTTTTGCAAAAGGGCGTTGGTGTGCAGGTGCACTACAAGCCAACATATAAATTTAGCTTTTATAAAGCGCTCCTTGGCGAAATTTCACTACCAAATGCGGAGAAATTTTATAGCGCTGAGCTTAGCATCCCTTGCCATCACGGCATGAGCGTGGATGATGCTAAATTTGTCGCAAGTACGCTTTTTGACGTGCTAAAAAGCTTTAGTGAGCAAAAATGATCTGCATCATACCAGCAAGAGGCGGTAGCAAGAGGATACCTGGCAAAAATATCAAAGACTTTTTAGGCAAGCCTTTAATCGCATATAGCATCGAGGCTGCGCTAAATTCTAAAGTTTTTAGCGAAGTAATAGTAAGCACCGATGACGAAATGATCGCAAATGTGGCTAGAGAATTTGGAGCTAGTGTGCCATTTTTTAGGGAGGCGAGCTTAAGCGATGACTACGCGACGAGCACTGACGTGATAAAAGACGCGATAAGGCGCACAAATTCTAGCTTTAGTGACGTCTGCTGCCTTTATGCCACAGCACCGCTTATAACGGCTGAAATTTTAAAAGAAGCCGCAGACGAGTTTAAAAAGCAGGAGTGTAAATTTTTATTTTCAGCAACTGCGTTTGATTTTCCTATACAAAGGGCGATAAAACTTGACGAAAACGCTAGAGTTAGCATGTTTTATCCGCAGTTTGAAAAGACGCGCTCACAAGATCTTGAGCCTGCGTTTCATGACGCTGGGGCATTTTATTTTGGCAAAAAAGAGGCTTGGCTGGAGTGTAGTGCCTTGTTTGCACCACACTCAAAGGCATATTTACTACCAAGAAATTTAGTCTGTGACATCGATACGATAGAAGATTTTGAGTTTGCTAAAAAGCTTTATTTGATAAATAACGGAAAGATCTGATTGAAAGAATTTAAAGGACTCCCCCTGCTAAAAACGCTCGTGCGCGCTGATAGTAGCAGCAAGATAGGGCATGGGCACATCAGGCGAGACCTTTTGCTTGCTAAAAAATCTAGCGACATCTCATTTGCTTCACTAAGACTAGATGGTGATATTTTTGATGAGATAAACTACCCTAAATTTACTCTAACAAGCAGCGAGATAGATGAACTTTGCGAACTTATAAAAGATAATAAATTTGAGCTTCTTATCATCGACCACTACGGCTTTAGCTTTGAAGACGAAAGAGCTATAAAAGAAAAAACCGACGTTAAAATTTTATCATTTGACGACACTTATGAAAAACATTGCTCAGACTACATTTTAAACGTAAATTTATATGCGCAAAAGGCAAGATATGAGGGGCTAGTAGAAAAAAGCTGTGAGGTATTTTGCGGGAGTGAGTTTTTGCTAGTTAGAGATGAGTTTTATGAAGAAGCGCAGGTAAAAAGGGAGAAAATTTACGACTACGCTATCATTCTTGGAGGCACTGATATCTCAGGGCTAAGTGCTAAAATTTCAGAAAAACTGCTCTTAAAAGGGCTAAAAACAGCCGTCATAACAACTAGCGGAAATAAAAACTTAAGCGCACTAAAAGAGATATCTAGTAAAAATGAAAATTTTAGCCTTTTTGTAGATAGTAAAAGCGTAGCAAGGCTGATGAATGAAGCCAAAATGCTCATCATAACAGCAAGCTCGCTTGTAAATGAGGCTTACGTTTTGGGAGCTAAATTTAAAGCCATTTGTGTAGCGGATAATCAAAAAGAGATATTTGCTTGGCTCAAAGAAAATGGGTATGAGGCTTACTGGGGAGATGAAATTTGTTTGAGCTTATAAATTTTACCTCACTTAGTGGCGAGCAAAAGCTGATGGTCTTAAAGTGGCGAAACGACGAGCGGATAGCTAAATTTATGAAAAATAAAAGCGTTGGCAAAGAGGAGCATTTTGCCTTTTTAGAGAGATTAAAGAGCATT is a genomic window containing:
- the pseF gene encoding pseudaminic acid cytidylyltransferase; translated protein: MICIIPARGGSKRIPGKNIKDFLGKPLIAYSIEAALNSKVFSEVIVSTDDEMIANVAREFGASVPFFREASLSDDYATSTDVIKDAIRRTNSSFSDVCCLYATAPLITAEILKEAADEFKKQECKFLFSATAFDFPIQRAIKLDENARVSMFYPQFEKTRSQDLEPAFHDAGAFYFGKKEAWLECSALFAPHSKAYLLPRNLVCDIDTIEDFEFAKKLYLINNGKI
- the pseB gene encoding UDP-N-acetylglucosamine 4,6-dehydratase (inverting), with protein sequence MFNDKSILITGGTGSFGKKYTEILLKKYKPKRLVIYSRDELKQYEMAQVFKDKAMRFFIGDVRDYKRLRTAMNGVDYVIHAAAMKHVPIAEYNPMECIKTNIDGAQNVIDASLECGVSKVIALSTDKACNPVNLYGATKLASDKLFVAANNIVGDKKTRFSVVRYGNVVGSRGSVVPLFKKLIAQGEKELPITHEKMTRFWITLEQGVNFVLKNFERMKGGEIFIPKIPSMTMVDLAKALAPELGVKIIGIRPGEKMHEMMISRDDAHLTYEFDDYYVISPSIQFLTAQDFSTNALHQKGKPVSEDFEYSSNTNKIWLDRAGLLEMIGDAK
- a CDS encoding CsgG/HfaB family protein, with the translated sequence MKNIFKFGAVLLTAALFAGCASESSRVVETPKVASYGTVYNGQKISVSIGRFNNQSAYQNGVFADGEDRLGNQAQSILITNLQQSGRFLVLDRSNMKVTKQESELSKTAQNLKGARYVITGDVTEFGRKTTGDHQLFGILGKGKQQTAYSKVNLNIVDTRTAEVVYSVSGAGEYTLSNREIIGFGGTAGYDSTLNGKVLSLAIIEAVNNLVNGIESGAWQVK
- a CDS encoding DUF4810 domain-containing protein, whose protein sequence is MASKIKLAGLALFVLFLAGCGHSNAPRSLYYWDGSYSSSLYSYLNEEGDTNEQISRLENLVQISTQKGYKIAPGVYAHLGLLYLNNGNLGAANANFDKEVENFPESREYINFIKGSKNLTPKKVEQKEGANNEK
- a CDS encoding acetyl-CoA carboxylase biotin carboxylase subunit translates to MELKRILIANRGEIALRALRTIKEMGKEAVVVYSTADKDALYVKYADVAICIGKERSSDSYLNIPAIISAAEISEADAIFPGYGFLSENQNFVEICSHHKIKFIGPSVAAMALMSDKSKAKQVMQRAGVPVIPGSDGAVADTKAAKELAKKIGYPVILKAAAGGGGRGMRVVEKEADLEKAFWSAESEAMSAFGDGTMYMEKYILNPRHIEVQVIGDSHGNVLHIGERDCSMQRRHQKLIEESPAILLDEKTRERLHETAIKAAKAIGYEGAGTFEFLVDKNLDFYFIEMNTRLQVEHTVSEMVSGLDIIELMIKVAEGEALPSQESIELKGHAIECRITAEDPNTFTPCPGKITKYVCPGGRNVRMDSHIYQDYSIPPYYDSMIGKLVVWDTDRNRAIHKMKVALDQLIINGIKTTKDFHIAMMENKDFLSNNYDTNYLSRH
- a CDS encoding MATE family efflux transporter; the encoded protein is MVNKIKDQNTKFFSNADLAKLFFPIAVEQFLEYSLGLANSLMAASVSESAVSAISLVEFVMALFISIFTAIATGGSVVASQYLGNKQSGNAKITANQLVWFSFIFALFIAAVIIVLKDIILDYVFGDIGEQVRHDASHYLVFSAISAPFLAVYAAAAAIFRTMSNAKLPMYIMAAANLLNVLLTAISIYTFHTGILGIAISTLIAKMLACFVIVYLLLDIRLKLHIRKSFIYKFDYEIIKKILNIGVPYGFENSMFYVGRIIVLSLVSLFGTASIAANAVGGTIVMFQVLPGMAIGTGLSVVVSRCIGANDFAQAKFYVRKSMISIYIVQLFSTAVILLLLEPLLLVYNLSEEAINLTRQIVWYHGIAMCLIWPLAYTYPTVFRAAGDAKYPMIVNLVCMFACRVILAYIFALTFDLGMIGTWFAMFADWAVKAVLFTIRYLKGTWMKFKAI
- a CDS encoding DUF3737 family protein, with translation MQEKNAEIFTGERAMFGARSVNFTNCIFEDGESPLKHSSNLKLNECVFAYKYPLWYASDVTLNGGYLEPLARAGMWYSANLSFKDALINAPKSFRKSSQISLENVNFSDASETLWGCADVKIKNVFARGDYFGANSENLEINGLNLDGNYCFDGCKNVHITNSKLISKDAFWNCENVTAQNCLISGEYLAWNSKNVTLISCTIKSLQALCYVENLIVKGCIFMDTSLAFEYSSVDVSTSGAIKSIKNPKSGVIRAAKIDEIIIDESLVDTKGIKIIITEK
- the pseC gene encoding UDP-4-amino-4,6-dideoxy-N-acetyl-beta-L-altrosamine transaminase, which translates into the protein MIPYSRQQITEEDIKVVADALRDDILTGGQKVSKFEEELAKYVGVKHVIAMNSATSALHVAYLSLGVKAGDEVITTPITFAATANAALMAGAQVKFCDVKANGNIDEEKIPALITPKTKAITAVDYGGNPVELDKIINLAKKHGIKVIDDASHALGSVQKGVKVGVKADISIFSFHPVKPITTLEGGALATNDDELARLARLYRSHGITKTKLWDSDMSLLGYNYRITDVACALGLSQLKRLDDFIAKRNEIAKFYDEKFSGCEYLKTTKIPANTTSSRHLYPVLLDEKFWDKKEQIFEELLQKGVGVQVHYKPTYKFSFYKALLGEISLPNAEKFYSAELSIPCHHGMSVDDAKFVASTLFDVLKSFSEQK
- the accB gene encoding acetyl-CoA carboxylase biotin carboxyl carrier protein produces the protein MKKEDIKELIEFFNDMEMNHIKIKSGDFEVELEKFSDYCAPAKPAAQAPTPAPVNVVVNSEVKPAANSPKDSIKSPMVGTFYAAPSPGAAPFVKVGQRVRKGDVVGIIEAMKIMNEIEAEFDCQITEMLVSDGQPVEFGLPLFGVEKN
- the dcd gene encoding dCTP deaminase, with amino-acid sequence MGLKSDSWIRKMSVEKNMIVPFAEEQVGRGVVSYGVSSYGYDIRVGDEFKIFTNIGGTVVDPKNFDEKNVVDFKGDVCIVPPNSFALARTIEYFNMPDNVLAICLGKSTYARCGIIVNVTPFEPGFKGHITIEISNTTPLPAKIYANEGIAQVLFIEGDEPCEVTYADKNGKYQAQEGITLPRILK
- a CDS encoding DUF799 domain-containing protein; the encoded protein is MKNSLKFIAAIFLVVFFTGCSIKEPEPYDYSEFLQKRPHSILVLMPTNDSTEISGPAAVLANAVAPLSEAGYYVFPVALVNDTFKLNGITEPSEIAAVPLNKLDKIFHADSVLYINIKDYGTSYAVISSSTKVVLEAKLIDIKSGATLWQGSAMAAEDSSSGQSSLLGMLVSAVISQVANTISDRSYDLAVMADAYLFSRDCHNCILYGPYSPYYGKDAQLHKDR
- the pseG gene encoding UDP-2,4-diacetamido-2,4,6-trideoxy-beta-L-altropyranose hydrolase — its product is MKEFKGLPLLKTLVRADSSSKIGHGHIRRDLLLAKKSSDISFASLRLDGDIFDEINYPKFTLTSSEIDELCELIKDNKFELLIIDHYGFSFEDERAIKEKTDVKILSFDDTYEKHCSDYILNVNLYAQKARYEGLVEKSCEVFCGSEFLLVRDEFYEEAQVKREKIYDYAIILGGTDISGLSAKISEKLLLKGLKTAVITTSGNKNLSALKEISSKNENFSLFVDSKSVARLMNEAKMLIITASSLVNEAYVLGAKFKAICVADNQKEIFAWLKENGYEAYWGDEICLSL